The proteins below are encoded in one region of Paenibacillus albus:
- a CDS encoding S1C family serine protease, with protein sequence MHDNMEMNNDLNNSNSTEGMTTYRYDSSKRVASLQRVYDEAIAANEGIGASGSGGNRRKRTSARSVLAAFLVGALVVGGLTYTSDRMNLFSGGTSNAVQTKVANGDSSSADAGVTTASLKSSTDNFASVFSQANPAVVEIANYGVENSQSNSNLFGRNGGWSGSRQQSQQSSADPVLMGTGSGFFFNKDGYILTNQHVIADATELKITVPGYDDPLTAKVVNANKDLDLAVLKVDSPDGKDFPALSFGDSDQANIGDWVVAIGNPYGLDHTMTIGVLSAKERPITVTEDDGSEHQYKHLLQTDASINPGNSGGPLLNAKGQVIGVNTAVNAEAQGMGFAISSSTIQDAVKKMMEGTTETSSF encoded by the coding sequence ATGCATGATAATATGGAAATGAACAATGATCTCAATAACTCCAACTCCACCGAAGGAATGACCACATATCGCTATGATTCTTCGAAAAGGGTGGCTTCCTTACAGAGAGTGTATGATGAAGCAATTGCGGCGAATGAGGGAATAGGAGCTTCAGGAAGCGGCGGGAATCGCCGGAAACGGACGTCTGCTCGATCGGTTCTGGCAGCTTTTCTTGTTGGGGCTTTAGTGGTTGGAGGGTTAACCTACACGTCCGACCGAATGAACTTGTTCAGCGGGGGAACTTCCAATGCAGTACAAACGAAAGTTGCGAACGGTGACTCAAGCTCAGCTGATGCCGGAGTAACGACCGCTTCGCTCAAATCCTCTACGGACAACTTCGCTTCGGTGTTCAGTCAAGCGAACCCTGCAGTCGTGGAGATTGCGAACTATGGGGTGGAGAACAGCCAGTCGAATTCCAACCTCTTCGGCAGAAACGGCGGCTGGTCGGGAAGTCGGCAGCAGTCGCAGCAAAGCAGCGCGGATCCAGTGCTGATGGGGACGGGGTCCGGATTCTTTTTCAATAAAGACGGTTATATCCTGACGAACCAGCACGTCATTGCAGATGCCACAGAGCTTAAGATAACCGTACCTGGATATGATGATCCGCTTACAGCTAAGGTCGTTAACGCAAACAAAGATCTGGATTTAGCGGTACTCAAGGTGGATAGCCCGGACGGCAAAGATTTTCCAGCGCTAAGCTTTGGCGACTCGGATCAGGCGAATATCGGCGACTGGGTCGTCGCGATTGGCAATCCGTACGGCTTGGATCACACGATGACAATCGGCGTGCTTAGCGCGAAGGAGCGTCCGATTACGGTTACGGAGGACGACGGCTCTGAACATCAGTACAAACATCTTCTGCAAACCGACGCTTCCATCAACCCTGGCAATTCGGGCGGGCCGCTGCTCAACGCGAAAGGACAAGTAATTGGAGTGAATACCGCAGTCAACGCCGAAGCTCAAGGCATGGGATTCGCTATTTCATCCAGTACGATTCAGGATGCAGTGAAGAAGATGATGGAGGGAACGACGGAAACCTCCTCCTTCTAA